A stretch of the Hippocampus zosterae strain Florida chromosome 16, ASM2543408v3, whole genome shotgun sequence genome encodes the following:
- the LOC127588017 gene encoding LOW QUALITY PROTEIN: vacuolar protein sorting-associated protein 37D-like (The sequence of the model RefSeq protein was modified relative to this genomic sequence to represent the inferred CDS: inserted 2 bases in 1 codon) has product MDPAACPDGYRALSTGELRELLQSDDKMEQIIGLNEKFQELQIDREMMMASNRSLADDSLARRPCLNNGRLQLAEKYRELSNVATTCWEKQSQLGARVQKPSLQSAQNLLQEEVARAEENSEELLDTFMEGNMSLEDFLDSFQRSRTTYHVRRAQAEKMQDLIKKRPGASSPPPALPGSVPEEVKAGAAEAARPNGYVAQGPLRVFQVRYGLTPAILLPRYPLAPVSPAAPTQPRHARTPPPHPHAPGPGGPXPQPVGLRVIGQLPGGWPPGGRPLRLQQLYRPNPQQPQPPLR; this is encoded by the exons ATGGACCCCGCCGCTTGCCCCGACGGCTACCGGGCTCTGAGCACCGGCGAGCTGAGGGAGCTTTTACAGAGCGACGACAAAATGGAGCAAATCATTGGACTCAATGAGAAG tttcaGGAGCTTCAAATAGACAGGGAGATGATGATGGCGTCCAATCGCAGCCTGGCCGACGAcagcctggcccggcggccgtgCCTTAATAACGGCAGACTCCAGTTGGCCGAAAAATACCGGGAGCTGTCCAACGTGGCAACCACGTGCTGGGAAAAACAGAGTCAGCTTG GAGCCCGAGTCCAGAAGCCCAGCCTGCAGAGCGCCCAGAACCTCCTGCAAGAAGAGGTGGCACGCGCCGAGGAGAACTCGgag GAGCTGCTGGACACCTTCATGGAGGGGAACATGAGCCTGGAGGACTTTTTGGACTCCTTCCAGCGCTCCAGGACGACTTACCACGTGCGGCGAGCGCAGGCGGAGAAAATGCAGGACTTGATCAAGAAGCGGCCCGGCGCGTCCTCGCCGCCGCCCGCTTTGCCGGGCAGCGTCCCGGAGGAGGTGAAGGCGGGCGCGGCGGAAGCGGCGCGGCCCAACGGCTACGTGGCGCAGGGACCTCTGCGGGTTTTCCAGGTACGCTACGGCCTGACGCCGGCCATCCTGCTGCCGCGCTACCCGCTTGCTCCCGTTTCCCCCGCCGCCCCAACGCAGCCGCGGCACGCCAGGactcccccgccccacccccacgcGCCGGGCCCCGGCGGCCC CCCCCAGCCGGTGGGGCTCAGGGTGATCGGACAGCTGCCCGGGGGCTGGCCGCCCGGCGGGCGCCCGCTACGACTGCAGCAGCTCTACAGGCCCAACCCGCAACAGCCCCAGCCGCCCCTCCGATAG
- the LOC127588829 gene encoding ATP-sensitive inward rectifier potassium channel 1-like — translation AKISLPKRRAKTVSFSDAAVICLKNGKLCLQIRVANLRKTLLIGSQIYGKLLKTTTTADGETLILDQLDIHFTVDAGKDNLFFICPLTLYHVIERASPFYEISADTLPHQDFELVVFLDGTAESTSSVCQVRTSYTPQEMQWGHSFLPIISRTKTGKYRVDFSNFSKSVRVATPHCARCFEGKADAELQLRDQHKKDNRVNQHKIGIHNLAFQGTGRSRRRRRHQDVKAS, via the coding sequence GCCAAAATCTCCCTGCCCAAGAGACGCGCCAAGACGGTGAGCTTCAGCGACGCCGCCGTCATCTGCCTGAAGAACGGCAAGCTCTGCCTGCAGATCCGCGTGGCCAACCTGCGCAAGACGCTCCTGATCGGCAGCCAGATCTACGGGAAGCTCCTGaagaccaccaccaccgccgacGGCGAGACCCTCATCCTGGACCAGCTGGACATCCACTTCACGGTGGACGCCGGCAAGGACAACCTCTTCTTCATCTGCCCCCTCACGCTCTACCACGTGATCGAGCGGGCCAGCCCCTTCTACGAGATCTCGGCCGACACGCTGCCCCATCAGGACTTTGAGCTGGTGGTCTTCCTGGACGGCACGGCCGAGTCCACCAGCTCCGTCTGCCAGGTGCGCACCTCCTACACCCCGCAGGAGATGCAGTGGGGCCACAGCTTCCTGCCCATCATCTCGCGAACCAAGACGGGCAAGTACCGCGTGGATTTCTCCAACTTTTCCAAAAGCGTGCGGGTGGCGACGCCGCACTGCGCCCGCTGCTTCGAGGGCAAAGCCGACGCCGAGCTCCAGCTGCGCGACCAACACAAGAAGGACAATCGCGTGAACCAGCACAAGATCggcatccacaacctggccttCCAGGGCACGGGACGTTCACGACGCCGCAGACGTCACCAAGATGTGAAGGCCTCGTGA
- the trim37 gene encoding E3 ubiquitin-protein ligase TRIM37 isoform X2: MDEQSVESIAEVFRCFICMEKLRDARLCPHCSKLCCFSCIRRWLTEQRAQCPHCRAPLQLRELVNCRWAEEVTQQLDTLQLCSLTKHEDNDIKDKCENHHEKLSVFCWTCKKCICHQCALWGGMHGGHTFKPLVEIYEQHVSKVKEEVAKLRRRLMELISLVQEVERNVEAVRGAKDERVREIRNAVEMMIARLDNQLKNKLITLMGQKTSLTQETELLESILQEVEHQLHSCSKSELISKSPEILLMFQQVHRKPMQSFVTTPVPPDFTSELVPAYDSSTFVLVNFSTLRQRADPVYSPPLQIAGLCWRLKVYPDGNGVVRGNYLSVFLELSAGLPETSKYEYRVEMVHQASSDPSKNIIREFASDFEVGECWGYNRFFRLDLLASEGYLNMQTDTLVLRYQVRSPTFFQKCRDQYWYISQLESAQSGYVQQINNLKERLAIEVFRQRSSRSSSPPDPRPAAVAGGGAASQRNPRPAKSGGDAGDRDEQSGAHDDSNLSDGDLEADCLTEEEVNPLDGSSTSGSSTATSNTEENDIDEETMSGENDVDIIGNLDAEEGELPDDLDGASGGAGSCLRSALLGSAIGRAAGGGGGASSAANGATGGGLLDIDPVVLIQLLDLKEHNDTESLWGLQPRHPASLLHGQAGLPSRKERERRPQVVRRSPPDSAVLVRLKAQMAEVRSMMSDVKSQVMEARAAGDVRPGPSGIFGADGAPSHRADPESADGRKPRELTLLGRVASARSRPCRPGEKSHSSVGRKCPPSVLESSNAPLGHQRSPEQTEKDSEGADAAAEPNPHLKEAADGAADGARVSGERPQPYAPAGPGDDDIFSAVGSGYLPAPNGCGGRNLGAAVSHSESESSGNSQHSLLEGPSAQTQSSEEPAPSVPATSSESDTEDEDAPRCGNSRYDNPILPCTGDESLSEDMTDR, encoded by the exons ATGGACGAACAAAGCGTGGAG AGCATCGCCGAAGTGTTCCGCTGCTTCATCTGCATGGAGAAGCTGAGGGACGCTCGCCTGTGCCCGCATTGCTCCAAGCTCTGCTGCTTCAGCTGCATACGG CGCTGGCTGACGGAGCAGCGAGCACAGTGTCCACACTGTCG GGCTCCACTCCAGCTGAGGGAGCTGGTGAACTGCCGCTGGGCCGAAGAGGTGACGCAGCAGCTGGACACGTTGCAGCTGTGCAGCCTCACCAAGCACGAGGACAACGACATTAAAGACAA ATGTGAGAACCACCACGAAAAGTTGAGCGTCTTCTGTTGGACGTGCAAGAAATGCATCTGCCACCAGTGCGCTCTGTGGGGCGGCATG CACGGCGGCCACACGTTCAAGCCGCTGGTGGAGATCTACGAGCAGCACGTGAGCAAGGTGAAAGAGGAGGTGGCCAAGCTGCGGCGACGCCTCATGGAGCTCATCAGCCTGGTGCAGGAAGTG GAAAGGAACGTGGAGGCGGTGCGGGGAGCCAAGGACGAGCGGGTCCGCGAAATCCGGAACGCGGTGGAAATGATGATCGCCCGTCTGGACAACCAGCTGAAGAATAAACTCATCACGCTCATGG GCCAGAAGACGTCCTTGACCCAGGAGACGGAGCTGCTGGAGTCCATCCTGCAGGAGGTGGAGCACCAG ctccacTCGTGCAGTAAGAGCGAGCTGATCTCCAAAAGTCCGGAGATCCTGCTCATGTTCCAGCAAGTCCACAGGAAACCCATGCAGTCCTTCGTCACCACGCCGGTGCCGCCCGACTTCACCAG CGAGCTGGTTCCGGCGTACGACTCCAGCACGTTTGTTCTGGTCAACTTCAG CACCCTGCGGCAGCGGGCCGACCCGGTCTACAGCCCTCCTCTGCAGATCGCCGGACTCTGTTGGAGGCTCAAAGTCTACCCG GACGGCAACGGCGTGGTTCGCGGAAACTACCTGTCGGTCTTCTTGGAGTTGTCGGCCGGACTCCCCGAAACCTCCAA GTACGAGTACCGCGTGGAGATGGTCCACCAGGCCTCCAGCGACCCGAGCAAGAACATCATCCGCGAGTTTGCCTCCGACTTTGAGGTGGGCGAGTGCTGGGGCTACAACCGCTTCTTCCGCCTGGACCTGCTGGCCAGCGAGGGCTACCTGAACATGCAGACGGACACGCTGGTGCTACG ATACCAGGTGCGATCGCCCACTTTCTTCCAGAAGTGCCGAGACCAGTACTGGTACATCAGCCAGCTGGAATCGGCTCAGAGCGGCTACGTCCAGCAGATCAACAACCTCAAAGAG AGGTTGGCCATCGAAGTGTTCCGCCAGCGCTCGTCGCGCAGCTCCTCGCCCCCCGACCCGAggccggcggcggtggcgggcgGCGGTGCCGCTTCCCAACGAAACCCCCGCCCCGCCAAGAGCGGCGGCGACGCCGGCGACCGAGACGAGCAGAGCGGCGCGCACGACGACTCCAAC CTGTCGGACGGCGACCTGGAGGCCGACTGCCTGACCGAGGAGGAGGTCAACCCGCTGGACGGCAGCAGCACCTCGGGCAGCTCCACGGCCACCAGCAACACCGAGGAGAACGACATCGATGAAGAGACCAT GTCAGGCGAGAACGACGTGGACATCATCGGGAACTTGGACGCCGAGGAAGGGGAGCTTCCCGACGACTTGGACGGAGCCTCAG gCGGCGCCGGCTCCTGTCTGCGTTCCGCACTTCTCGGCTCCGCCATTGGCCGGGCCGCcggcggaggaggcggggcGTCTTCGGCCGCCAACGGCGCGACCGGCGGCGGCCTCCTGGACATCGACCCCGTCGTCCTCATCCAGCTGCTGGATCTGAAGGAGCACAACGACACCGAGTCCCTGTGGGGCCTTCAGCCTCGGCATCCGGCGTCCCTCCTACACGGCCAAG CCGGTCTACCCTCCAGGAAAGAGCGGGAGCGCCGTCCGCAGGTGGTGCGCCGCTCCCCCCCGGACTCTGCGGTGCTCGTCCGCCTCAAGGCGCAGATGGCCGAGGTGCGCAGCATGATGTCCGACGTCAAGAGCCAGGTGATGGAGGCCCGCGCGGCCGGCGACGTCAGACCGGGCCCGTCGGGAATCTTCGGGGCCGACGGGGCGCCCTCGCACCGCGCCGACCCGGAGTCGGCGGACGGACGCAAGCCCCGTGAGCTGACGCTGCTCGGCAGGGTGGCCTCGGCTCGCTCCAGGCCTTGCCGTCCCGGTGAGAAGTCCCACAGTAGTGTAG GACGTAAATGCCCGCCGTCCGTCCTGGAAAGCAGCAACGCCCCGCTGGGTCACCAGAGGAGTCCCGAGCAGACGGAGAAAGACTCGGAAGGAGCGGACGCGGCCGCGGAACCCAACCCGCATCTCAAAGAGGCCGCTGACG GAGCGGCGGATGGCGCTCGGGTCTCCGGCGAGCGGCCGCAGCCGTACGCGCCAGCGGGGCCCGGGGACGACGACATCTTCTCCGCCGTGGGATCCGGCTACCTGCCGGCCCCCAACGGCTGCGGCGGCAGGAACCTGGG GGCAGCTGTGTCGCACTCTGAATCGGAAAGCTCAGGAAACTCCCAGCATTCCTTGCTCGAGGGACCATCGGCGCAGACGCAGTCCAGTGAAG AACCGGCGCCGTCCGTCCCGGCGACGAGCAGCGAGAGCGACACCGAAGACGAGGATGCTCCGCGCTGCGGCAACTCTCGCTACGACAACCCGATTCTCCCCTGCACAG GGGATGAGTCGCTCTCAGAAGACATGACGGACAGATGA
- the trim37 gene encoding E3 ubiquitin-protein ligase TRIM37 isoform X1, translated as MFGRRTTPGAEQDNVARPFLQKSFRQLGVTTSTSSFGGFGDIYSFFAGLCGQRTQTGGNGRTKRGEHRRSVPLLHLHGEAEGRSPVPALLQALLLQLHTDFRCPSVPIARVSACRAPLQLRELVNCRWAEEVTQQLDTLQLCSLTKHEDNDIKDKCENHHEKLSVFCWTCKKCICHQCALWGGMHGGHTFKPLVEIYEQHVSKVKEEVAKLRRRLMELISLVQEVERNVEAVRGAKDERVREIRNAVEMMIARLDNQLKNKLITLMGQKTSLTQETELLESILQEVEHQLHSCSKSELISKSPEILLMFQQVHRKPMQSFVTTPVPPDFTSELVPAYDSSTFVLVNFSTLRQRADPVYSPPLQIAGLCWRLKVYPDGNGVVRGNYLSVFLELSAGLPETSKYEYRVEMVHQASSDPSKNIIREFASDFEVGECWGYNRFFRLDLLASEGYLNMQTDTLVLRYQVRSPTFFQKCRDQYWYISQLESAQSGYVQQINNLKERLAIEVFRQRSSRSSSPPDPRPAAVAGGGAASQRNPRPAKSGGDAGDRDEQSGAHDDSNVRKRASVRASGERLCLTLPFVLGQLSDGDLEADCLTEEEVNPLDGSSTSGSSTATSNTEENDIDEETMSGENDVDIIGNLDAEEGELPDDLDGASGGAGSCLRSALLGSAIGRAAGGGGGASSAANGATGGGLLDIDPVVLIQLLDLKEHNDTESLWGLQPRHPASLLHGQAGLPSRKERERRPQVVRRSPPDSAVLVRLKAQMAEVRSMMSDVKSQVMEARAAGDVRPGPSGIFGADGAPSHRADPESADGRKPRELTLLGRVASARSRPCRPGRKCPPSVLESSNAPLGHQRSPEQTEKDSEGADAAAEPNPHLKEAADGAADGARVSGERPQPYAPAGPGDDDIFSAVGSGYLPAPNGCGGRNLGAAVSHSESESSGNSQHSLLEGPSAQTQSSEEPAPSVPATSSESDTEDEDAPRCGNSRYDNPILPCTGDESLSEDMTDR; from the exons ATGTTTGGACGTCGGACGACGCCTGGTGCAGAACAAGACAATGTTGCTCGGCCGTTCTTGCAGAAGTCGTTTCGTCAGCTGGGAGTAACGACGTCGACGTCGTCTTTCGGAG GCTTCGGcgacatttattcattttttgccGGGCTTTGTGGACAGCGGACTCAAACTGGCGGAAATGGACGAACAAAGCGTGGAG AGCATCGCCGAAGTGTTCCGCTGCTTCATCTGCATGGAGAAGCTGAGGGACGCTCGCCTGTGCCCGCATTGCTCCAAGCTCTGCTGCTTCAGCTGCATACGG ACTTCAGATGCCCGAGCGTCCCAATTGCGCGTGTGTCCGCATGCAGGGCTCCACTCCAGCTGAGGGAGCTGGTGAACTGCCGCTGGGCCGAAGAGGTGACGCAGCAGCTGGACACGTTGCAGCTGTGCAGCCTCACCAAGCACGAGGACAACGACATTAAAGACAA ATGTGAGAACCACCACGAAAAGTTGAGCGTCTTCTGTTGGACGTGCAAGAAATGCATCTGCCACCAGTGCGCTCTGTGGGGCGGCATG CACGGCGGCCACACGTTCAAGCCGCTGGTGGAGATCTACGAGCAGCACGTGAGCAAGGTGAAAGAGGAGGTGGCCAAGCTGCGGCGACGCCTCATGGAGCTCATCAGCCTGGTGCAGGAAGTG GAAAGGAACGTGGAGGCGGTGCGGGGAGCCAAGGACGAGCGGGTCCGCGAAATCCGGAACGCGGTGGAAATGATGATCGCCCGTCTGGACAACCAGCTGAAGAATAAACTCATCACGCTCATGG GCCAGAAGACGTCCTTGACCCAGGAGACGGAGCTGCTGGAGTCCATCCTGCAGGAGGTGGAGCACCAG ctccacTCGTGCAGTAAGAGCGAGCTGATCTCCAAAAGTCCGGAGATCCTGCTCATGTTCCAGCAAGTCCACAGGAAACCCATGCAGTCCTTCGTCACCACGCCGGTGCCGCCCGACTTCACCAG CGAGCTGGTTCCGGCGTACGACTCCAGCACGTTTGTTCTGGTCAACTTCAG CACCCTGCGGCAGCGGGCCGACCCGGTCTACAGCCCTCCTCTGCAGATCGCCGGACTCTGTTGGAGGCTCAAAGTCTACCCG GACGGCAACGGCGTGGTTCGCGGAAACTACCTGTCGGTCTTCTTGGAGTTGTCGGCCGGACTCCCCGAAACCTCCAA GTACGAGTACCGCGTGGAGATGGTCCACCAGGCCTCCAGCGACCCGAGCAAGAACATCATCCGCGAGTTTGCCTCCGACTTTGAGGTGGGCGAGTGCTGGGGCTACAACCGCTTCTTCCGCCTGGACCTGCTGGCCAGCGAGGGCTACCTGAACATGCAGACGGACACGCTGGTGCTACG ATACCAGGTGCGATCGCCCACTTTCTTCCAGAAGTGCCGAGACCAGTACTGGTACATCAGCCAGCTGGAATCGGCTCAGAGCGGCTACGTCCAGCAGATCAACAACCTCAAAGAG AGGTTGGCCATCGAAGTGTTCCGCCAGCGCTCGTCGCGCAGCTCCTCGCCCCCCGACCCGAggccggcggcggtggcgggcgGCGGTGCCGCTTCCCAACGAAACCCCCGCCCCGCCAAGAGCGGCGGCGACGCCGGCGACCGAGACGAGCAGAGCGGCGCGCACGACGACTCCAACGTGAGGAAGCGCGCAAGTGTGCGAGCGAGCGGCGAGAGACTTTGCCTGACTTTGCCTTTTGTCCTTGGGCAGCTGTCGGACGGCGACCTGGAGGCCGACTGCCTGACCGAGGAGGAGGTCAACCCGCTGGACGGCAGCAGCACCTCGGGCAGCTCCACGGCCACCAGCAACACCGAGGAGAACGACATCGATGAAGAGACCAT GTCAGGCGAGAACGACGTGGACATCATCGGGAACTTGGACGCCGAGGAAGGGGAGCTTCCCGACGACTTGGACGGAGCCTCAG gCGGCGCCGGCTCCTGTCTGCGTTCCGCACTTCTCGGCTCCGCCATTGGCCGGGCCGCcggcggaggaggcggggcGTCTTCGGCCGCCAACGGCGCGACCGGCGGCGGCCTCCTGGACATCGACCCCGTCGTCCTCATCCAGCTGCTGGATCTGAAGGAGCACAACGACACCGAGTCCCTGTGGGGCCTTCAGCCTCGGCATCCGGCGTCCCTCCTACACGGCCAAG CCGGTCTACCCTCCAGGAAAGAGCGGGAGCGCCGTCCGCAGGTGGTGCGCCGCTCCCCCCCGGACTCTGCGGTGCTCGTCCGCCTCAAGGCGCAGATGGCCGAGGTGCGCAGCATGATGTCCGACGTCAAGAGCCAGGTGATGGAGGCCCGCGCGGCCGGCGACGTCAGACCGGGCCCGTCGGGAATCTTCGGGGCCGACGGGGCGCCCTCGCACCGCGCCGACCCGGAGTCGGCGGACGGACGCAAGCCCCGTGAGCTGACGCTGCTCGGCAGGGTGGCCTCGGCTCGCTCCAGGCCTTGCCGTCCCG GACGTAAATGCCCGCCGTCCGTCCTGGAAAGCAGCAACGCCCCGCTGGGTCACCAGAGGAGTCCCGAGCAGACGGAGAAAGACTCGGAAGGAGCGGACGCGGCCGCGGAACCCAACCCGCATCTCAAAGAGGCCGCTGACG GAGCGGCGGATGGCGCTCGGGTCTCCGGCGAGCGGCCGCAGCCGTACGCGCCAGCGGGGCCCGGGGACGACGACATCTTCTCCGCCGTGGGATCCGGCTACCTGCCGGCCCCCAACGGCTGCGGCGGCAGGAACCTGGG GGCAGCTGTGTCGCACTCTGAATCGGAAAGCTCAGGAAACTCCCAGCATTCCTTGCTCGAGGGACCATCGGCGCAGACGCAGTCCAGTGAAG AACCGGCGCCGTCCGTCCCGGCGACGAGCAGCGAGAGCGACACCGAAGACGAGGATGCTCCGCGCTGCGGCAACTCTCGCTACGACAACCCGATTCTCCCCTGCACAG GGGATGAGTCGCTCTCAGAAGACATGACGGACAGATGA
- the castor2 gene encoding cytosolic arginine sensor for mTORC1 subunit 2, whose amino-acid sequence MELHILEHSLKVASIEKEGIQMCTHGLIKLAFLASKTRCKFFSLTETPEDYTIIVDEEGFKELPESEHISVAEATWLALNVVSGGGNASNSQPIGVTKIAKSVIAPLADHNISVFMLSTYQTDFILVRERDLPMVMHTLSSEFTLLRVVNGETVAAHHLGVTNGFVKPKLAPRPIIHPLSSPSNMFCVTSLDPDTLPSVATLLMDVMFYSGGSKESGAGGEDASHIRFFSFSLIEGYISLVMDEQTTQRFPNNVLFTSASGELWKMVRIGGQPLGFDECGIVAQISEPLATADIPAYYISTFKFDHALVPEENIQSVIGALRSESNLA is encoded by the exons ATGGAGCTTCACATTCTAGAGCACAGCTTGAAAGTGGCGAGTATAGAGAAGGAAGGTATCCAAATGTGCACTCACGGATTAATCAAACTCGCCTTCCTGGCCTCCAAAACCAG GTGCAAGTTCTTCAGCCTGACGGAGACGCCGGAGGACTACACCATCATCGTGGacgaggagggctttaaag AGCTGCCCGAGTCGGAGCACATCAGCGTCGCTGAGGCCACGTGGCTGGCGCTCAACGTGGTGTCGGGAGGCGGAAACGCTTCCAACTCGCAGCCCATTGGCGTCACCAAGATCGCCAAATCGGTCATTGCGCCGTTGGCCGACCACAACATCTCCGTTTTCATGCTGTCCACCTATCAGACTGACTTCATCCTG GTCCGAGAACGAGACCTGCCCATGGTCATGCACACGCTGTCTTCGGAGTTCACGTTACTGCgggtggtcaacggggagacgGTTGCCGCCCACCACCTGGGGGTCACCAACGGTTTTGTCAAACCCAAACTCG cgCCGCGCCCAATCATCCACCCGCTCTCCAGTCCCAGTAACATGTTCTGCGTgaccagtctggatccggacaCGCTTCCCTCTGTCGCCACCCTGCTCATGGATGTCATGTTCTACTCTGGAGG GTCGAAAGAATCGGGCGCCGGCGGCGAGGACGCCAGTCACATtcgcttcttctccttctccctcATCGAAGGCTACATTTCGCTGGTCATGGACGAACAGACGACGCAAAG GTTCCCAAACAACGTCCTCTTCACCAGCGCTTCCGGAGAGCTCTGGAAAATGGTTCGAATCGGGGGGCAACCTTTAGGATTTG ACGAATGCGGCATCGTGGCTCAGATATCGGAACCCCTGGCAACCGCCGACATTCCCGCCTACTACATTAGCACCTTCAAGTTTGACCACGCCCTG GTTCCTGAGGAAAACATCCAGAGTGTGATTGGAGCCCTGAGGAGCGAGAGTAACCTGGCGTAG